The Roseiconus lacunae genomic sequence AGACGAGGAAGTCAAACAGCACTTTCCTTGGTAAACGGCAGCTAAATCCACAACAGACGATTTTCAACGACGCAACACACGCTTTGATTCGAGCCTATCAATGACCATCGACGACAATCTGTTTCAATCCGTTTGCCAAGTCGCACGAAAAGCGGCATTGTTTCAATCCGCCGCCGACGCGTTGGAGTGGGACGAACGCACCGGTATGCCCCCGGCAGCCGGCGAGTACCGAGCCGAACAGGTCAGTGCCTTGCGATCGACGGTTCACACGCTGCGCACCGCCAACGAATACGGCGAAAACCTTCAGCGGCTCGCCGAGCAGCTAGGTGGCTTGGACCCAGCCGATGACCACGTGACGACGGTTCGTGAACTTCACCGTGACTTTCAGCGGGAGCGTAAGTTGCCGCTGGAGTTGGTCTCGCGATTAAGCGCGATGACCGTTCGGGGACAACAGGTTTGGGATCGGGCTCGGCGTGAAGACTCGTTTGCTTTGTTCAAAGACACCTTAACCGAAATCGTTGACTTAAAACGTGAGGCCGGAGAGCGGATGGCCGAAGGCAGCGATAAGACGCCCTACGAAGCACTGCTCGACGAGTACGAACCAGATGCACGAATCAGTCACCTCGGGCCGGTGTTCGCGGATCTGAAAGGTCGGCTCAGCGAGTTGATTTCACGGGTCGCCGATGCTCCGCGGCAACCCGATGTCAGTTTGCTGCGACAATCATTCCCGGTCGATGCCCAACGTCAACTTAGCCAGGCCGTTGCCGAAGCGGTCGGATTCGATTTCAGTAGCGGCCGACTCGACGAAACCAGTCATCCGTTCTGTACAACGTTGGGGCCGGACGATTGCCGAATCCTCACCCGCTATGAAACCAATTGGTTGCCCAGTGGTTTGTATGGAACGCTTCACGAGGCTGGGCATGGGCTTTATGAGCAAGGATTGCGCGGCGATTGGTTTGGCCTTCCACCGGGTAGCTTTGTTTCGTTGGGGATCCATGAATCGCAATCGCGACTTTGGGAGAACCAAGTCGGTCGCAGCCGCGCGTTCGTTCGCTGGGCAATGCCGCTGCTGAAACAAACGTTTGCGGGGGCGCTCGATGATGCCGACGTCGAACAGGTTTACTTCGCTGTCAACCAAGTTCGCCCAAGTTTAATTCGTGTCGAGGCGGATGAAGCGACGTACAACTTGCACATCTTGATCCGGTTTGAACTGGAACAAGGCTTGATGTCTGGCGAATTGAAGGTGGCCGATCTTCCGGAGGCATGGAACGCACAGTACTCCGAAAGCTTGGGCATCGAACCACCTTCGGCGGCGGACGGAGTGCTTCAAGACGTCCACTGGAGCGCCGGTTTGATCGGTTATTTTCCAACCTATACGCTCGGAAACTTGGCCGCCGCCCAATTGTTCGACGCCATCGGCCAGTCCATCGGTGATGTCGAAGGGTTGATCGAAAAAGGCGAGTTCGGACCTATTCTCGATTGGCTTCGTGAGAACATTCACCAACACGGACGATGCTACTCTGGCGATCGCCTAGTCGAAAAGGCGACCGGCAAACCATTGTCGTCCGAACCGCTGTTGAACTACCTGAGCAAAAAATTGACTCCGCTTTACGGTCTACACTGATCGGTCAGCAAAGAGAACTTGCGGGGAACGACTGAAATCCGGGCCGAAAACGAATGTGCTCTGCTTGGTGAATCGGTGACCCGACAAAGCCTCCGCAGTATTTCAGTTTGGCGGCACGACTAGCCGCCCGGCGTCAACCACAGCATCAGCCGCTTGGCGTTAGCCACGGTCGAACAGAAACTAACGGCGCTAGCTCCCGACACAGTGCAGTCACGCCAATTTCGCAGTTGAATCCAAATACTCGCTGTCATCCGGTGATTGACCTACTTATTTACTTTTCAACCCAGATCACACCGCGACGATGCCCGATCGCCCACTCGATGGTCCGCCACAAGAATCCGCCGCCGCGAAGAAACTGCGTGGTGCCTTGATGGTTTTCGTTTTTGGAATGATCCCGGTCATCGGGATCCTTGTTTTCTTGAACCTCACTAAAGAGCAAGACGCAGATCGCGCCTACCAAGATGCAGCCGACCAACCCCTGGCAGAGCCGGATGCCGGGACAACCGTAGCGGACACATCAAGCTTGCCTGATGTCACCTTTGTTGATGTGACTTCCCAAACCGGAGTCACGTTCAATCACTCTTCAGAATCGATCGAAGCGGAACAAGGGGACCCGATTGCGTTGCCAAACCGGCAACCATCGCCGAACGATTTGCGTGGCGGCGTTGGAGTGTTTGACTACGACAACGACGGAAACCAAGACGTCTTGTTGGTTGGAAGTGAATGTCGATTGTTTCGTGGCAACGGTGATTTCCAATTCACCGATGTGACTGAACCCGTCGGGTTGAAGTCACGAATCGGTGTCACCGGAGTCGCAATAGGAGATTATGACGGGGACGGCGATCGCGATCTCTATCTAACCTCCGATGGCAAGAATCGATTGCTTCGAAACGATGACGGGGCATTCACCGATGTCACCGAGTCGGCGGGCTGTGGAGGTGCGGAACAGACCTCTAGCACAGGCGCATGCTTCGTTGACTACGATAACGATGGCTCTTTAGACCTAATCGTCTGTCATGAAGGTGGATATGAATCGGGCCGTGCAGTCTCACTGTATCGCAATGAAGGCGATGGGCGCTTCGACGATTCGACGCTCGAGGCTGGAATAGTCTTTCCGAGCGATGAAGCCGCATTCGTACGAACGATCGCTGTTAATGCCCTGGATTTTAATCGCGATGGTTTTCAGGACTTTTGCGTCACTCAGTTGTTCGGACCGAACGTGCTTTGGGAGAATCAGCGCGATGGGACATTCGTTGACGTGGCTCGCCAAACGGGATTGACGACCGACGAATCCGTCGTGGGATCGTTGGGACTAGATTCGAGCGTTTTTCGCGAAGACGAGACAATCGCGATTGTGATCGCCAATTCGACCGACAAACCAAATTCGTTTTTCATTGCACCGCCACGCCGGTCGGCCTTTGTCGATGCCGCGGGGTACAATGGATTCGGCTCCGCCGCCAACTCGCAATCGGCAATCGGGGCATTCTTTTTCGATGTCGATTTGGACGGCCGGCTCGACGTACTAACGACCCACGGCGGGTATGGATCATCGAGCGAGCCTGCTGTGCCACAAGTGTTTTGGAACGCCGGTAGAGATGCCGAAGCGGAACTTATACGACTTGAAAACCTTGGGGAATCCTTTGAACGCCCCATCAATGCGCGCGGTGCGAGTTTCGGTGACTTCGATAACGATGGCGATCAAGACCTGGTCGTTCTCGCTCGCGGCGAGACCGCAAAATTCTTTCGGAACGATCAATCAAGTGGGCATCACTACCTTCGGTTGCGGTTGATTGGAAAGCGCCCCTCAAATGACGCCGTTGGTGCTCAAGTCACCGTGATCGCCGGTGGCCAAAAACAAACTCGTATAGTTCATTCAGCCCGAGGCTATCTAAGTCAATCGGAAATCGAGCTGACTTTTGGACTGGGTGAAATCTCGAAAGTCGATCAGGTCACTGTTCGCTGGCCAGATGGCGCATCCCAAGTCGTTTCGATCACCGGCGTCGACGATCAAGTTGAGGTCCGCCAAGAATAAACGAGTCACCCTTTTAGTCATGCTGAATCGATACGACGTTGCCACCCTTTTCCTCGACCGCTTTCGACCTTCGTCCAGCTATAGACGCGCAGCGGGGGGAGATTCCGTGCGACGTGTTGCTTTCGAGGTGTTCCGAAAAGCGGATGAGCAACCTTGGCAACGTCGTCACGCACCTGGTACGCGAGAAACACGCCCGTGTTATCCAACAACTCATATATTTGTTGCGTGATCTGTCGGGCGACGTCAGCGGGGAGGTTGCTGAAGGGGATCCCTGAAACAACCACATCGCAACGATGGATACCATGTCGATGAGCGATCGCTTTTAGATTCAGTGCGTCACCGATTTCGTAGGCGAATCGTGAATCGGGGATTTCCGACAATGCATCGGCGAAAACCTCGGTTTTTTCGATCGCCAGTAACCGGGATTTCGCTGGCATTTGCTGGAGCAAATTGGCCGAGGTTCCACCGGCCCCTGGTCCAAGTTCGATCACCGTCTGCGCTTCGCGAATGCATTGACGGTTTGCTAAGCAGTCCATCAGTTGAGCTGAACTTGGAATAACGGTGGCGACCTCGCGTGGGTTTTGCAGCCATGCACGCAACACACACCAAGTGCGCTGGGCGAAAGAAGGCTGTGTCACGCGGAATCGACGAGTCCAACGGCGGGCTCTTGGTGGGGTGATCGCTTCGACGGTAGATGTCATGGTGGTTAGATTCAGCAGGCTTCACAGTCTCGTTCGCCCCAAACGCTGGCGGCGACGCCGCATCGAACAGCACGCGGCGTGCCCACTCCAAGTTCCTGCTCCATTTTTCGCTTTTGGCCAAATCTCTACCAAACTTGTCATGCGACGATGTTTCGCTGCGTGGCGTCTGCCCTCTTGGCATGACGATTGCACCACCACGCGGTGATGTATGTAATGTATAGAGCGTTGGTCAGCCTAGGTTCCGGTTGATCGGCCAGTGGTCGCCGAGTGATCAACGGCGTTTAATTCGGCGAATGCAATACGACGACCACGTTAGTTAGCGGCTAGTTGATTCTCGGTTGTCGCCTTTCACTCCAGGAAAGAGGCGTCTGTCAACGCAATTTTTGCGGAGCAGAAGGCGACGTAGGGAAAAGCCCAACCAGAAAATCAACCGGCCCATAGCCCCCGGCGGAAAGATGAACGATGTAGAACAACTTGGGTGTGATGATCCTTCTCTTGTCGAGCGTGCGTGCGATGGAAATTCGCTCGCCTTCACTCGTCTGATTCAGTGCAATCGCGACAAACTTTTTGCCTCTTTATGCCGGTTTCTCGATTCACCTGTCGACGCCGAAGAGGCGCTCCAAGAGGCGTTCGTACGAGCGTTTACGCGCATCGAATCGTTCAAACGCAATAGCAAGTTTTCGACGTGGCTTTACCGAATCGCACTCAACACTGCGATTACCAATCGGCAGAAAAATCGCCGCGCCATTTCGATTCATGGCAGAGATCAGCAGTACCTCTACGACTTCGAGGACTCGCGTTACGAGTCGGCGGAGTCGATGATCATTCGCGAAGAGCAGAAGCAATTGGTGCATGCGGCGCTTGATCGGTTGAACGACGACCATCGCGCGATTCTGATTTTGCGAGAAATGGATGACTTAGCCTATGAAGAAATTGCGTCAGTGCTTGGCATTCCGATCAACACCGTCCGCAGTCGACTCTCTCGAGCCCGCGATCGGATGCGAGAGGTCGTCGAAGAGCTGCAGCAATACGTCGCCGAACCCACCAGCTAGACGGTTCGGACGCGATCTGACGGTCACCGGCAAGTAAATCCGCATCAGGCAATTATTCCGCGACCGATTCAGCCGCGCGTAGCGCACGCAGAATGTTACCGCCGAGAATTTTATGGATCTGTTCTTTGCCGTATCCTCGGTTCAGCAACTCCTGCGTGATCAATGGATAGCTAGCTACACTTTCCAGTTGTAGCGGCAATCGCGGGACTCCGTCAAAGTCTGAACCAATCCCGACGTGGTCAATCCCCGCGACCATGATCACATGCTCAATATGATCGACGACATCGTGGATTGTTCCGTTGGCATTCTCATTCGCCGCTAAGGTTTCTGTCGGCGCGACGTATTTTGAAAAGAAGTTGACCATGACAACGCCGCCGTTCTTCGAAAGTTCTTTCAGTATTTCATCAGGCACATTTCTCGGGTGATCGGTGATCGCGGCAGCCGATGAGTGCGAAAAGATGACAGGCGCGGTCGAGATTTCCATCGCCTGCCGCATGACTTCAGGAGAAACATGAGACAGATCGACCAGCATACCGAGACGATTCATTTCTCGTACGACTTCGATACCAAATTCTGTCAGTCCTCCATGTCTTGATTCGTCTGTCGCAGAGTCCGCCCATGGCAAAGTTCTTGAATGCGTCAACGTCATGTAACGACAACCACGATCGTAGAGTCGTTTCAAATTGCCAAGTGACCCTTCAATCGAATGACCGCCTTCGATTCCCATCATCGACGCGATCTTTCCAGACTCGGCGATCCGCATCACATCGTCTGCCGTCGATGCCATTTCGAACACGTCGGGATAACGCTCGACCAATTGATCGATAATCTCGATTTGGTGAAGTGTTTGCAGAAATGCGTCTTCCGTTTCCGTGGTATCCGCAGGCACATAGACCGACCAAAATTGCGCCTTCAGACCTCCCTTGCGCAGTCGCGGAATATCGGTATGTTGCTGCGGTTGCAACTTCGACACATCAACTTGATCGAAGGATGAATTCCCATTTTCGCGAAGTTCCCAAGCGAGATCATTGTGTCCGTCGAATAGCAAACCGGAAAAATGAATCTCGCGTCCTTGCTCAGTTAGCAGTACTTTGGGGCGTACCAGCGGGGGATCGGCCGGCAACCATTGGGCAAACACCAAAAGATTGACGACAGAAATGAAAATCCGGCAACACATCGACACTGGTCCTCTCTTTTTCGACTCAGTTCGTTGCTTCAGGTCCCTTTGCTTCAGACCAAGGATCCGTCGTGATGAATATCCGAAGCATTCCGAAAGCTTACCAGATCGAAGCACTCGACTGGATGAGTTCCACCTCAACCAAAAAAACGGTGTCGCATGAGTAACATCTCGTTGATCTCCAGTTGGCAAATTAATCATGCGATCTTCGAAACGTTATCGAGGAAAAACCCTAGTTAGTGGTCTGGTTCATCACCGCGGTCAAAATGCTCATCGGCGGCATCGTTATTGTTGAGGAGCCTAATTCGATTTTGGCGTTTCCGTCGTTTTGAAACTTGAAATCATCGGACGTACGAATCAGTTCAAAGCGTTTTCCCTTTGGAACATTTTTCATCGTGACCTCCAGTGTCTGTTCTTCATTCGCAGAATTGATCGCAACCACGACAAGTTGCTGATCGCTTTCATGCAGAAATGAAGCTACTTGAATTGGTCCAAACGCGGGACTGGCCGCTATCCGTACTGCACCGGGACGAATGAATTTGAAGTAGTGCCTTGCCGCGTGCGACTTGTCGGTGTATCCGCTGGTCAACATTAAACCATGTGTCGATTTCTCTCGTTCGCAGATCTGCCACGGGACGAACGCAGAACAATTGCCTCCGACCAATGCGTTATGAATCGCATTGGCGACGCCCTTTTGAATGGGAACTGGCCAATCGTGACCACCGGTCCCACCTTCGGTGATCCAGAACGGCTTGCCTGTCTCCTGGATAAGCTTCCAGAAAACTCGTGATGAATTCGCCGACATTTCTTCCACCACACCATCTTCATAGCCGTGCGTAGCGAATACATCGATGGCCTCAAATGCGGCTTTGTCCTTTTTGATCGCTTCGATGTAGGTTCCCGTTCCACCGTCATACATATGACTGGTCATCGTTTCTGGACCAAAGATTTTGACGTCTTGGTATCCTTCTCGATCGAGCGCCGTACGAAGCATGGACAAGATTATCACATAGTCATCCGCGTCCCAAACACAGCTCTCGAATGATTGCGAGAATTGAACTTCATTTCCCGGACTGACAGCGTAGAGCGGCGCGCCTTCCGAATCGTGTTTTTTGACGTATTCGACCATCCACTTGCAGAAATGGGGATAGAACTCCTTCTTCACACGGTTCCGAATCCCACGATAGTCATTGGCCCGAATCCCGCTAGAACGCTCGTCTGTGATCGAATCGTTTTCTTTCATCCACGCCGGCGGACTCCAAACGGTTCCGATCAGCTTTGAGTTGGGCTCATGTTGTCGGATGGCCTTTCCAAAGTCGACAAAGATCTGTGGTCTACCACGACTTGCCTGCATATCAAAATCGGTGTGGCTGATCTGACGCCAATCGGACTGAGCATTGGGTAAGGTCGGTCCCCACATGTTAACCCTTAACATGGTGCATCCCATGCCATTGACATATGTGTCTTGAAATTCTTCTGTCCGATACAGCTCTCTCATCGGAGCCTGCCACGCGACGAGACACGTTCCAAAGCCCTCGATCGTTTGAAATCGCTGACTTCCGTCAATTTTGACTTCGACGGCATTGGCCGGAAAAGCCAAAGCGAAAAGTAAAAGCAAGACGCTACAGATATAGAAACGACTCATTGTGTGCACTGGAGTAGTGATGGCGGGGTGGAACCTACGACCGAACCGCCATTGTATCTGACCGCTTTCCTCCGTTGTAAAACACACGTTTTCATTGAACGCTGGAGGAGAAGACGTTGGTGCGATCTGCAAAACTTTGACCGCCGCTGTCCGCCTCACACCAGAGATCCATTTTGTCTTTGAAATTGGGAAATGCAAAAGATTCGGTGTCAGACCCCAAGTTCCGACGCGTTCGTAGTAAAGATTGGCCACAGCGACGAGGTTGCCAAAGTTAAGCACATCGAAAGGTAGTCGACGAAGCGATCTCGGCTTGTTTAAGAGGCCCTCAGGCAGATTCGCCCCAAGCCGTCGATGCCTATGCGTCGTCTGCTGAGTAGATAGCGACGTCTCGCTCACCGCGCAAGTTAATCGAGCTCGCGCCTTTCTAACTGAGGCAATGTGAACTACGCTGAAGACTTGCGCCCGCCCCCCCCGAAATTCGCTATCGACCATGCGTGTTCGTCCATTTCGTCGCTTAAAGGCTGAGGTCCTTGAACGTCGATGCCTTCTGGCGTCAGATGTGATGGAATCGGAGCCAAATGACCAAATCTCAGACGCGGATGTGTTCACGGAAACCGGAATTCTGCGAGGCAGCTTTTCATCCGAACAGGACAGCGACTATTTTCGGGTCGAATTGTTGCAAGGTAGTTCGATAGCCATCGACCCAAGATATGCGGATTCAGATCGCGGCGATCGTGAACACTTTACTGCGTTCGATTTATTGGACAGCAGTGGTCGGCTAGTGCTCCGGTCAGACGACGTCTTCGCCACGACGTATGTCGTTCCAGAAACATCGGACTACTTTTTGCGAATCAACGCGGATGATCGATTTGATCTCCCCACTATCAGCTATGCGATTTCGGTTTCGATCGCTCCCTTGGCCGGCGTCCTCGAAGCAGAGCCCAACGATTCAATTGAACAGGGAAATGAAGTCAACTCGGCGACGCGGATTGCTGGCGAACTGACCTCAGCCGTCGATCGCGACGTGTTTTCAATCGCTGCGTCTGGCGGTGAAACGATCGTTCTTGATTTCACTTATCACCACCAATACCCACGGGTCTCACTGCTTGATTCTAGCGGTAGCGTACAGCGTGTCGACGAATCGGGACTTGGGTTCGCGTTCCAAACTCAACGTTCGGATCAGTATCACGTTGTCTTGGAATCAACTGGCATCCAAACTGGAACGCTCGCGTATACTGCCAATCTTGCGAAATTCGGTAATGCGACGGTCGAGCCAGAACGTGGACATCACCTAAGTGACCATAGTTCAACTTGGTCGGTCACACGGCAATCCAGCGAGCGTGTATCGATTTTGGAAAGCGTCGATGATAAAGATATCTACCTTCTTGAAGGAAATGGATTAGAACGTTTTTACTTTGACCTGCGCAGTGACCCGAACGATTTCCTTTCACATACTGGTCGCCGAATTAGTTTGCTCAACCAGTATGGGCAATTGATCGCGTATAGCGAAAACCAACGGTTCAACTACGTCGAATTACCGATGCTGTCAACGCCGGGGAAATACTTCTTGGTTGTCGAGCCGACTTCGCACCTCGGCCTCGGCGCGTACAAACTTGCCGGTTCGACGATTGATGTTTTTGGGCACCAACGTGACGTCCCCTTATACTTCTTCGACTTTGATCAGCAATTGCCCGAACATCGCGGGCGTGGTTTTGACGCTCCGTTCTCAAGTCCTGAAAATATTCCATTTATCATCGGCGCATTCGAATCGACATACGATCGTTTCGATGTCGATGTCACGACGGAGCTTCCGGCTGGCGATCGCCCCTATATTTCACAGGGTGTCGGCAATTTTTCGGGCCGAGGGAATGGCGGCAATGGAAGCATTCGTTTACGCACCGTTGAAGGATCGTCAATTGCGGACATACCGAGTGGAATCCCAGTCGGAACGATCAATCACGAAGTAGGGCATGCAGTAACGCTGAATCACTTCCGAAGTAGCCTGCAACAAGTCGCATGGGAGAACTACGGAAAAGACCTTTTTCCCGGAACCGGCTTTGGCTTTTCTACTCAACCGGTTGCAACTGGGACGACGATGAATCATCTCGATCAAGTCGATTGGGTGCTTCAATCTGGAAGCCAATATCGAGACCCGATAGGTAGCACCGAACCGGTCGAGTTGGACGTGTTAATCGACGAAATGATGTTTGAACTGCGGACCGAGACTCAAACAACGGTCGGACGAGATCCACACCATATCGTGCAAGGTGATTTCAATGGCGATGGGCATACTGATCTGGTGACGGCCAATAGCGGCGATTCCACGATGACCATTCTCTACGGTTCGTCGACGGGAGTCTTAGGAAACGCACATCATCTTAATGTTGGTCCCGATGCCTGGTTCGTTGACTCAATCGCCTCGTCCGATTTCAACGGTGATGGGATCGACGACTTGGCACACTCCAACTACGAAGCGGCCGGCAGCATTTCGATTTTTCTTGGAAGCACTACTGGGCCGCCGATCTTGATCGATGACTTCCCTGTCGGCAACCGACCCAACTCGATTCGGGCGGCCAACTTGAATGCCGATCAGTTTCTCGACCTTGTCGTTGCAAACTATTTCGGTGCTGATGTGTCCGTATTGATGGGAATGGGAGATGGAACTTTCGCCAATGCCGTTCACGTCAGTACCGGTGGTGCACGTGCCAACTCCATCGAGATTGCTGATTTGAATCTCGATGGGCACGCTGATGTGATCGTCGGAGACTCCATCGGATCACATGTCACTGTCCTCATCGGATCTGCCAACGGGACACTGACAGTGGCAGAGCAATACGATTTGCCTGATGACGTTGCTGACTTGGTTGCCTTGGATGCCAATCTCGATGGTAAATTGGATGTGGCCAGCGTCAGCCGAGAGGAAGGTTCTATGACGATCCTGCTTGGCGACGGCGGAGGAGAGCTGTCGATCGACCGATCTTTTATTGGATCCCCCGGGGCCGCCATGATTGAAACGGGCGATGTCAATGGCGATGGCGCGGCGGACTTGATGGTGCCTGTCCGCGACCGGTCGATTTTTGAAGTTTATCTCAATGACGGATCCGGTGACTTCGGTCGACCAATCCAATTTGACCTAGATTCATCTCTCGGATCGGGCGTTCTGCTAACCGACGATAGCGAAACAGGAGACGTTGAATTATGGATCGCCGAAGCTGGCCCAGACACGATCCGGAAGATGTTGCCAGTGGCGAACGACCCAAGAAATGATCGTGCCGTTATTCACGGGTCGATCGATACGGGGTCTGAGGTAGAGATTTATTCGTTAAGCGTTGTCGCTGGAGATACTTATCTTTTTGACATCGATTCGGCAGAGTATCAGTACACACTCGATGCGGCGATTGTAATCACCGATGCGGTCGGTAATGTCGTCGTCGCAAATCGCGCCAGCGTTGATCCAGACAGTGGCCTGACATCCGCAGATCCGGCGATACTGCATACTTTTCGTACCTCCGGCGAATATCAAGTTCACGTTTTCGGCGAGAATGGGACCCAGGGAAAGTTCCGATTGAAGGTGACTCCTGAACGAGCGTTCGATACGGCGGGCCCACGTCTCTTACGTGCCTTCCCCCAAGAAAACGATGTCATCGATCAAACCAAGCAACTGGCGTTCTGGTTTAACGAAGGCGTCGCTGCCGAGTCAATCAATCAACAAACGCTTCGGGTTGTTGGTCAGAGTTCAGGTTTGATGCAAGGAACTACCGCGTTTGATCCAATCAAGAACGTTCTCATTTGGACTGCCGATGAATTGCTGCCTCTCGATACGTACACGGTGACACTTGATGGACTCTACGACTCCTTGGGCAACAATTTGGATGGCGAAATCAACGCGGTCGTCTTTCCGAGTGTCTCCGGAGATGCTATCCCGGGCGGTGCATTGCAGTACTCGTTTCATGTCAATGCACCGGACACGTCGCCGGCAACCGTGGATTCCTGGTCTCTTACCGAGTCATCTTACAGCTCGCACGTCATTTTTCTTGAATTCAGTGAGCCTCTCGACGCTGTCGAAGCTCAACGTCAA encodes the following:
- a CDS encoding FG-GAP-like repeat-containing protein, which gives rise to MRVRPFRRLKAEVLERRCLLASDVMESEPNDQISDADVFTETGILRGSFSSEQDSDYFRVELLQGSSIAIDPRYADSDRGDREHFTAFDLLDSSGRLVLRSDDVFATTYVVPETSDYFLRINADDRFDLPTISYAISVSIAPLAGVLEAEPNDSIEQGNEVNSATRIAGELTSAVDRDVFSIAASGGETIVLDFTYHHQYPRVSLLDSSGSVQRVDESGLGFAFQTQRSDQYHVVLESTGIQTGTLAYTANLAKFGNATVEPERGHHLSDHSSTWSVTRQSSERVSILESVDDKDIYLLEGNGLERFYFDLRSDPNDFLSHTGRRISLLNQYGQLIAYSENQRFNYVELPMLSTPGKYFLVVEPTSHLGLGAYKLAGSTIDVFGHQRDVPLYFFDFDQQLPEHRGRGFDAPFSSPENIPFIIGAFESTYDRFDVDVTTELPAGDRPYISQGVGNFSGRGNGGNGSIRLRTVEGSSIADIPSGIPVGTINHEVGHAVTLNHFRSSLQQVAWENYGKDLFPGTGFGFSTQPVATGTTMNHLDQVDWVLQSGSQYRDPIGSTEPVELDVLIDEMMFELRTETQTTVGRDPHHIVQGDFNGDGHTDLVTANSGDSTMTILYGSSTGVLGNAHHLNVGPDAWFVDSIASSDFNGDGIDDLAHSNYEAAGSISIFLGSTTGPPILIDDFPVGNRPNSIRAANLNADQFLDLVVANYFGADVSVLMGMGDGTFANAVHVSTGGARANSIEIADLNLDGHADVIVGDSIGSHVTVLIGSANGTLTVAEQYDLPDDVADLVALDANLDGKLDVASVSREEGSMTILLGDGGGELSIDRSFIGSPGAAMIETGDVNGDGAADLMVPVRDRSIFEVYLNDGSGDFGRPIQFDLDSSLGSGVLLTDDSETGDVELWIAEAGPDTIRKMLPVANDPRNDRAVIHGSIDTGSEVEIYSLSVVAGDTYLFDIDSAEYQYTLDAAIVITDAVGNVVVANRASVDPDSGLTSADPAILHTFRTSGEYQVHVFGENGTQGKFRLKVTPERAFDTAGPRLLRAFPQENDVIDQTKQLAFWFNEGVAAESINQQTLRVVGQSSGLMQGTTAFDPIKNVLIWTADELLPLDTYTVTLDGLYDSLGNNLDGEINAVVFPSVSGDAIPGGALQYSFHVNAPDTSPATVDSWSLTESSYSSHVIFLEFSEPLDAVEAQRQRPILVHEGVDGTFGTADDFEVPVDGFYRRDPELGLQGDYYLESRGYLEPGRYQLDLEFIDEAGYPVVVSETFSVQQVSLNHGVSVIDLNYQPGAVHSRDGGKDIDVRFSRPVDPATLTTDSFRVYHSSDAQFFDANDQLLSDADGLIDWDVTTLTATFTTATPLEDGFYLVELDGDEGGITGLDGNALDGEFLDSNVNGSTDWSIYPDEFSGDGRAGGDYRAFFGITDDVPQSLTLSIDETSISESGGMAELEVLRSGSGGELTVYLASSDESRIRLPESVTIEAGTNRSATVLVEAIDNNRVDGLQLVTISAVAESYSSGQGFVNYEGNSFLEITDSEQLELEIAENSISEFAGSTTLTVTRPGSRGDLVVTLSSSDSQQLSLPQTIIIPDGDRTSPVINIAAIDDVLVDGNVSVAITASSDGYLSDSDLIDILDHEPLTIEAADSSISENDGQTTIVVTRPGTIGELAVTIDADRTRMNLPTQILILDGETSSDPIVVTAIDDDLVEGDVSVTLVAGATGLIDANIILEVTDYEELIGSLNTAVFSENGGEAELIITRHDTRSKLVLSIESSDPSEASVVRTVTIPTGIANSEPIHIEAVDDQIVDSNQFVQIRIVAEGYQPLDVDVLVTDYEQLELAIEHAEISEFGGMTNVAITRFDADESLIVQISVDAPSEVDIPSLVQFSEGDRTSTIEVFGVDDLENNGIQTVRITVTAPGYETSEIVLNVTDVPIYALDENEIEPEDDWTFSHALVRADKLVWQYEQTGTPFHVTADASYQNPINASDVDASGLVSPIDALIVINEIAAEHFCDHSRGSDGRIRENGEVNLNFFRFFDVNGDHRITPIDALQVINQIARDAIEAEGSEQIVDWWQPLNWKPDRDDEERLQVDVQVLHRGEIGRPTEFEQQSSQFPHNRSPLSPNRESAGQESIDAAFSELELFSDNVAVSSESGNGPLRR